A region of Saimiri boliviensis isolate mSaiBol1 chromosome 8, mSaiBol1.pri, whole genome shotgun sequence DNA encodes the following proteins:
- the IP6K2 gene encoding inositol hexakisphosphate kinase 2 isoform X2: MSPAFRAMDVEPRAKGVLLEPFVHQVGGHSCVLRFNETTLCKPLVPREHQFYETLPAEMRKFTPQYKGQSQRSLVSWPSLSHFFPWSFPLWPQGSVV, translated from the exons ATGAGCCCAGCCTTCAGGGCCATGGATGTGGAGCCCCGCGCCAAAGGCGTCCTGCTGGAGCCCTTTGTCCACCAGGTTGGGGGGCACTCATGCGTGCTCCGCTTCAATGAGACAACGCTGTGCAAGCCCCTGGTCCCAAGGGAACATCAGTTCTACGAGACCCTCCCTGCTGAGATGCGCAAATTCACTCCCCAGTACAAAG GACAAAGCCAAAGGTCCCTTGTTAGCTGGCCGTCCCTATCCCATTTTTTCCCCTGGTCCTTTCCCCTGTGGCCACAGGGAAGTGTGGTCTGA